A portion of the Acidobacteriaceae bacterium genome contains these proteins:
- a CDS encoding thioredoxin family protein: protein MPNPFRKLAAAAVLVLTISAAHPAKAAGPETAEAIFAHARTEATTEHKNVLLVFSASWCGPCKLYERFLEDPKMKAITEKAFVVERIDVGERPGDSKHSDTPGGEKLRSALGAATEPGFPFLIVTSPNGKPITNSYLNGDKKSNIGYPVLPSEIDWYIAMLKQTAPTLSAQDLTDTRTYLEAMAKRLR, encoded by the coding sequence ATGCCGAACCCGTTCCGCAAACTAGCCGCAGCAGCCGTCCTAGTCCTTACGATCTCAGCGGCACACCCCGCAAAAGCAGCCGGGCCGGAAACCGCCGAAGCCATCTTCGCCCACGCTCGCACCGAAGCCACCACCGAGCACAAGAACGTGCTGCTCGTCTTCTCCGCCTCCTGGTGTGGTCCCTGCAAACTCTACGAGCGCTTCCTCGAAGACCCGAAGATGAAGGCCATCACCGAAAAGGCCTTCGTCGTCGAACGCATCGACGTCGGCGAGCGCCCCGGCGACTCCAAACACAGCGACACTCCCGGTGGCGAAAAACTCCGCTCCGCCCTGGGAGCGGCCACCGAACCAGGCTTCCCCTTCCTCATCGTCACCAGCCCTAACGGCAAGCCAATCACGAACTCTTATCTGAACGGCGATAAGAAGAGCAACATCGGCTATCCCGTCCTCCCCTCCGAGATCGACTGGTACATAGCGATGCTCAAGCAGACGGCCCCCACACTCTCCGCACAGGACCTCACCGACACCCGCACCTACCTCGAAGCCATGGCCAAGCGCCTCCGCTAA
- a CDS encoding sulfatase: MATITRRSMMAKMAAVAATLAVKSPLEAQVAKARPNILYALADDWGWPHASIAHDAVVKTPTFDRVCHEGVMFTNAFVAAPSCTPSRAAMLTGQWPWRLGEGTNLSSTLPVKYPVYPDLLEAAGYFVGYVGKGWDPGVVEAGGRKRNPAGDKYESIEAFFAARPEGKPFCLWFGSHDPHRPYKDEQYKGVIDPAKVVVPPYLPDSPEVRQDIADYYFAVERYDRDTGAILARLEKSGELDQTMVVMAGDNGWPFARAKAGIYDVGTHVPLAVRWKGHTRVGAVEEQFVSLEDIAPTFLEAASVKIPAEMTGRPWQPLLRSGAKQPGRDSVLTGMERHMGARGRVNPAGYPMRALRTKEWLYIRNFKPERYPAGDPACRPVTHEQLKTSTYSGYADIDAGLSKAYLVEHKDEVPVEPKFELATGRRPAQELYYMPEDPYQLKNLAGEAKYQAKLKQMDAELMRQLRLTDDPRLRGVELDRQPLRHTGNFEAERVKAFEDCPADPMVAPERK, from the coding sequence TTGGCAACGATCACACGACGTTCGATGATGGCGAAGATGGCAGCGGTTGCGGCGACACTGGCGGTGAAGAGTCCGCTGGAAGCACAGGTGGCAAAGGCTCGGCCGAACATTCTGTATGCGTTGGCCGATGACTGGGGCTGGCCTCATGCGTCGATCGCCCATGATGCGGTGGTGAAGACGCCAACGTTCGATCGTGTGTGTCATGAAGGGGTGATGTTCACGAATGCGTTCGTGGCCGCGCCTTCGTGTACGCCTTCGCGGGCTGCGATGTTGACCGGGCAGTGGCCGTGGCGGTTAGGAGAAGGTACGAACCTTTCGAGCACGCTGCCGGTGAAGTATCCGGTGTATCCAGATCTGCTGGAAGCGGCTGGGTACTTCGTGGGGTATGTGGGGAAGGGGTGGGACCCGGGTGTGGTGGAGGCCGGTGGCCGCAAGAGGAATCCGGCGGGCGACAAGTACGAGAGCATCGAGGCGTTCTTCGCGGCGAGGCCGGAGGGCAAGCCGTTCTGCCTGTGGTTTGGCAGTCATGATCCGCATCGCCCGTACAAGGATGAGCAGTACAAGGGAGTGATTGATCCGGCGAAGGTGGTGGTGCCTCCGTATCTTCCTGATTCGCCCGAAGTACGGCAGGACATTGCGGATTACTACTTTGCGGTGGAGCGCTATGACCGCGATACGGGGGCAATTCTGGCACGGCTGGAGAAGAGCGGTGAGCTTGACCAGACGATGGTGGTCATGGCGGGCGATAACGGCTGGCCGTTTGCGCGCGCGAAGGCCGGAATCTATGACGTGGGGACGCATGTTCCGCTGGCCGTGCGCTGGAAGGGGCATACCCGTGTAGGCGCGGTGGAGGAGCAGTTTGTGAGCCTGGAGGACATTGCTCCGACGTTCCTCGAAGCTGCTTCGGTGAAGATCCCGGCGGAGATGACAGGCCGGCCGTGGCAGCCGCTGCTTCGGTCGGGAGCAAAGCAGCCGGGACGCGATAGCGTGCTCACGGGCATGGAGCGCCACATGGGCGCGCGCGGCCGGGTGAATCCGGCAGGGTATCCGATGCGTGCGCTGCGCACGAAGGAGTGGCTGTACATCCGCAACTTCAAGCCGGAACGTTATCCGGCGGGCGACCCGGCGTGCAGGCCGGTGACGCATGAGCAGTTGAAGACGTCTACGTATTCGGGCTATGCCGATATCGATGCGGGGCTGAGCAAGGCGTACCTTGTGGAGCATAAGGATGAGGTGCCGGTTGAACCGAAGTTCGAACTGGCGACGGGACGGCGTCCTGCGCAGGAGCTTTATTACATGCCGGAGGATCCTTACCAGCTGAAGAATTTGGCCGGTGAGGCGAAGTACCAGGCGAAGCTGAAGCAGATGGATGCGGAGTTGATGCGGCAGTTGCGGCTGACGGATGATCCTCGATTGAGGGGCGTAGAGTTGGATCGTCAGCCGTTGCGTCATACGGGAAATTTTGAGGCCGAGCGGGTGAAGGCGTTTGAAGACTGCCCGGCTGATCCGATGGTGGCACCGGAACGAAAGTAG
- a CDS encoding dipeptidase: MGNAAKFAQEHGARFVDELKDLLRIPSVSTAPEHVDDVRKAAQFVADHLKAAGLENVRLIETSTAERKGHPLVYADWLHVPGKPTVLCYGHYDVQPAEPLEEWKSPPFEPTERDGNIYARGAVDDKGQLWMHVKALESLLKADGTLPVNIKVIIEGEEEVGGEGIAAFVREHGDVLKADAALVSDTEMFAPELPTLCVGLRGMIYTELEVRGAATDLHSGMYGGAAPNPFVALAQMIALMKRADGHIAIPGFYDNVEAPTKAELEAWRSLPFDEEHYRKTEVGSPALTGEEAFSVLERTWSRPTMDVHGMPGGFIGAGAKTVIPAKAVAKISFRLVPGMKPAETFAKYKKFVEENTPKGVVAEARMIHSGEPIVVSTDNDYIGAAAEAMHEVWGKDTVYVRGGGSIPIVGDFVRELGIPTVMMGFGLPDDNLHAPNEKFHLPNFHRGIASIIRFFELVGK, translated from the coding sequence ATGGGCAATGCAGCGAAGTTTGCGCAGGAACATGGCGCGCGGTTTGTAGATGAGTTGAAGGATTTGTTGCGGATTCCGTCCGTGTCGACGGCGCCGGAGCATGTAGACGATGTTCGCAAGGCCGCACAGTTTGTGGCCGATCATCTGAAGGCTGCAGGGCTGGAGAATGTTCGGCTGATTGAGACCTCGACGGCTGAACGTAAGGGGCATCCGCTGGTTTATGCGGATTGGCTCCATGTGCCGGGCAAGCCGACGGTGCTTTGCTACGGGCACTATGATGTTCAACCCGCGGAGCCGTTGGAGGAGTGGAAGTCGCCGCCGTTTGAGCCGACCGAGCGTGATGGCAACATCTATGCGCGTGGTGCGGTGGACGACAAGGGCCAGCTCTGGATGCATGTGAAGGCGCTGGAGTCGTTGCTGAAGGCGGATGGCACGCTGCCCGTGAACATCAAGGTCATCATCGAGGGTGAGGAAGAGGTTGGCGGCGAAGGCATTGCGGCGTTTGTGCGCGAGCACGGCGATGTGCTGAAGGCCGATGCCGCGCTGGTGAGCGATACCGAGATGTTTGCGCCGGAGTTGCCGACGCTGTGCGTTGGGTTGCGCGGCATGATTTACACCGAGCTTGAGGTTCGAGGAGCAGCGACGGACCTGCACTCAGGCATGTACGGCGGTGCGGCCCCGAATCCGTTCGTCGCGCTGGCGCAGATGATTGCTCTGATGAAACGCGCGGACGGCCACATTGCGATCCCGGGTTTCTATGACAACGTGGAAGCACCGACGAAGGCTGAGCTGGAGGCATGGCGCTCGCTGCCGTTCGATGAAGAGCACTATCGCAAGACTGAGGTGGGCTCGCCTGCGCTGACGGGTGAGGAAGCGTTCAGCGTGCTCGAGCGTACATGGTCGCGCCCGACGATGGACGTTCATGGAATGCCTGGCGGCTTTATCGGCGCAGGGGCGAAGACGGTGATTCCGGCCAAGGCTGTGGCGAAGATCAGCTTCCGCCTGGTGCCGGGGATGAAACCTGCCGAGACGTTTGCGAAGTACAAGAAGTTTGTCGAAGAGAACACGCCGAAGGGCGTAGTCGCTGAGGCGCGGATGATTCACTCGGGCGAGCCGATTGTGGTGTCCACCGATAACGATTACATCGGCGCTGCGGCTGAGGCGATGCACGAGGTCTGGGGCAAGGACACGGTATATGTGCGTGGCGGCGGTTCGATTCCGATCGTAGGCGACTTCGTGCGCGAGCTTGGCATCCCGACGGTGATGATGGGGTTTGGTCTGCCGGATGACAATCTTCATGCACCGAACGAGAAGTTCCACTTGCCGAACTTCCATCGCGGCATCGCCTCGATCATTCGCTTCTTTGAGCTGGTAGGGAAGTAG
- a CDS encoding ATP-binding cassette domain-containing protein, which yields MATEPNHPEAPHVHDPEEPLTADLTPDVAPVMAAFLGEVAEHVATEAPPDVFSSHQGRVQDEVAAHVGPYIAFQHVHKAFGDFTVLEDVNFYVNAGETLCILGRSGVGKSVSLQILMGFLKPDSGVVLVAGQDIAHYSEQQMQDVRRKVTMVFQNGALFDSISVGENVAFPLRERGDMNEEQMLQVVKGLLEMVGVAGMEDKLPSDLSTGMKRSVAIARALAAQPTAVLYDEPTTMVDPLMGRLLGDLIQRLKQQLHLTSIVVTHDMRFAEKLADRVVFLHEGKARFFGTIEELRATEDPILKEFLALDELVLPR from the coding sequence ATGGCAACCGAGCCGAACCATCCCGAAGCGCCGCATGTGCATGACCCCGAGGAGCCGCTGACGGCGGATTTGACGCCGGATGTTGCGCCCGTGATGGCTGCATTTCTTGGAGAGGTCGCCGAGCATGTGGCTACGGAAGCGCCGCCGGATGTTTTTTCTTCCCATCAGGGCCGTGTGCAGGATGAGGTTGCCGCGCATGTAGGGCCGTACATTGCGTTTCAGCATGTCCATAAGGCGTTCGGAGACTTCACCGTGCTTGAGGATGTGAATTTTTATGTAAACGCCGGCGAGACGTTATGCATCCTCGGACGTTCGGGTGTGGGCAAGTCCGTGTCACTGCAGATTCTGATGGGCTTTCTGAAGCCGGACAGCGGCGTGGTGCTGGTGGCAGGACAGGACATTGCGCATTACAGCGAGCAGCAGATGCAGGACGTTCGCCGCAAGGTGACGATGGTATTTCAGAACGGCGCACTGTTTGACTCGATCTCGGTGGGCGAGAACGTGGCGTTTCCGCTGCGTGAGCGCGGTGACATGAACGAAGAGCAGATGCTGCAGGTGGTCAAAGGGCTGCTGGAGATGGTGGGCGTGGCGGGCATGGAAGACAAGCTGCCGAGCGATCTGTCGACAGGGATGAAGCGTTCCGTGGCGATTGCGCGGGCGCTGGCCGCGCAGCCTACGGCCGTGCTCTATGACGAGCCGACGACGATGGTGGATCCGCTGATGGGGCGATTGCTGGGCGACCTGATTCAACGTTTAAAGCAGCAGTTGCATCTGACTAGTATCGTTGTGACTCACGATATGCGATTCGCGGAAAAACTTGCAGACAGGGTTGTGTTTCTTCACGAAGGCAAGGCGCGCTTCTTCGGCACGATTGAGGAGTTGCGAGCGACGGAAGACCCGATTTTGAAAGAGTTTCTCGCGTTGGACGAGCTTGTTTTACCTCGCTGA
- a CDS encoding molybdenum cofactor guanylyltransferase, with amino-acid sequence MQRLPVHGFVLVGGQSSRMGTDKALLPFHGRPMVEIAVGKLKEVCEVVSVVGNRDDLAAFAPVVHEARVGCGPVAGVEAGLAAAERAWTMFIPVDVPLVPASVLHEWADAVLARDEVRVSHLFAEVNQPAFCMVQRSCEAAVHASVEAGERRLLRLLSGLEGYWRYDLPSREVERWFANVNTPEELIAAEAASY; translated from the coding sequence ATGCAGCGTCTGCCGGTGCATGGGTTTGTGCTGGTGGGCGGGCAGAGCTCGCGCATGGGCACGGACAAGGCGCTGCTGCCGTTTCATGGCAGGCCGATGGTGGAGATCGCTGTCGGAAAGTTGAAGGAAGTGTGTGAGGTCGTTTCGGTTGTGGGCAACCGGGACGACCTCGCAGCGTTTGCCCCGGTGGTGCATGAGGCGCGTGTGGGCTGCGGCCCTGTGGCAGGGGTTGAGGCGGGGCTTGCCGCCGCAGAGCGTGCGTGGACGATGTTTATTCCCGTGGATGTGCCACTGGTTCCGGCGAGCGTGCTACACGAGTGGGCGGACGCGGTGCTGGCCCGTGACGAGGTCAGGGTGAGCCATTTGTTTGCCGAGGTAAACCAGCCTGCGTTCTGCATGGTGCAGCGGAGCTGCGAGGCAGCGGTGCACGCGAGCGTGGAAGCGGGGGAACGGCGGTTGCTGCGGCTGCTGTCGGGGCTGGAAGGTTACTGGCGCTACGATCTGCCATCACGGGAGGTGGAGCGATGGTTCGCCAACGTTAATACTCCCGAAGAATTGATTGCAGCGGAAGCTGCGTCATACTAG
- a CDS encoding M28 family peptidase has protein sequence MVWIARAAVAAVLAGASVGVLAQQPAPWTVKPEWVKAHEEFLASDVLAGRGSATRDEEIAATYVASEFEGYGLKTAPGMSSYIQSAELQGPMLNGHAQLVAGDQTFVEGKDFDLLMVGGGATSGRVLKVPASDAGSKSDLQQNAVLLTDVATNRALGSARELSGAQAAMILLPEDASTDRMLTMFGGKPRVPAALKEGQLKPGRGTVLALYPEAYKKLLAVKQSSPISLKLFGTNQTERKTYNAIGYLKGTDPNAGTILLTAHLDHLGTGKPVNGDGIWNGANDDAAGTTAVLEMAHALAAGPKLRRSVLFVCYGSEEMGEFGSLYFGAHSPVPLKELIANLEFEMIGNQDPKMPKGVLLLTGYDRSNLGPTLKEHGALVGPDPYPEEHFFERSDNYQLALKGVVAHTAAGWGTVPTYHQPDDDLAHLDLPFMTTAIQSLIEPIRWLASSDFVPKWNHGGQPKGD, from the coding sequence ATGGTTTGGATAGCACGGGCGGCGGTCGCAGCGGTATTGGCAGGGGCTTCGGTGGGCGTTTTGGCGCAGCAACCGGCCCCGTGGACGGTGAAACCGGAGTGGGTGAAGGCCCATGAGGAGTTTCTCGCCAGTGATGTGCTGGCGGGGCGCGGATCGGCCACTCGCGATGAGGAAATTGCCGCAACTTACGTTGCCAGCGAGTTTGAGGGCTATGGTCTGAAGACGGCGCCGGGGATGAGCAGCTATATCCAGAGCGCGGAGTTGCAGGGGCCGATGCTGAACGGGCACGCCCAGTTGGTGGCGGGCGACCAGACGTTTGTAGAAGGCAAGGACTTTGATCTGCTGATGGTCGGCGGCGGAGCGACGAGCGGACGCGTGCTGAAGGTTCCTGCGAGTGATGCGGGTTCGAAGAGTGATCTGCAGCAGAACGCGGTGTTGCTGACGGACGTTGCCACGAACCGGGCGCTGGGTTCGGCGCGCGAGTTGTCGGGAGCGCAGGCGGCGATGATTCTGCTGCCTGAGGATGCGTCGACGGACAGGATGCTGACGATGTTTGGCGGAAAGCCGCGAGTTCCTGCGGCACTGAAGGAAGGGCAGTTGAAGCCGGGACGGGGAACAGTGCTGGCGCTGTATCCGGAGGCGTACAAGAAGCTGCTTGCGGTGAAGCAAAGTTCGCCGATATCCCTGAAGCTATTCGGCACAAACCAGACGGAGCGCAAGACGTACAACGCGATCGGCTATCTGAAAGGCACGGACCCGAACGCGGGGACGATTCTGCTGACGGCGCACCTCGATCACCTGGGCACGGGCAAGCCGGTGAACGGCGACGGCATCTGGAACGGGGCGAACGACGATGCTGCCGGAACGACGGCTGTACTGGAGATGGCGCACGCGCTGGCGGCTGGGCCGAAGCTTCGTCGCAGCGTGCTGTTTGTCTGCTATGGATCGGAGGAGATGGGAGAGTTTGGCTCGCTGTACTTCGGCGCGCACTCGCCGGTGCCGCTGAAGGAGTTGATCGCGAACCTCGAGTTCGAGATGATCGGCAACCAGGATCCGAAGATGCCGAAGGGCGTGCTGTTGCTGACCGGCTATGACCGCTCGAACCTGGGGCCGACGCTGAAGGAGCATGGTGCGCTGGTGGGGCCTGATCCTTATCCGGAAGAGCACTTCTTTGAGCGTTCGGACAACTATCAGCTTGCTCTGAAGGGGGTCGTGGCGCACACGGCGGCGGGATGGGGAACGGTGCCGACGTATCACCAGCCGGACGACGATCTGGCGCATCTCGACCTGCCGTTCATGACGACGGCGATCCAGTCGCTGATCGAACCGATTCGGTGGCTGGCTTCGAGCGACTTCGTGCCGAAGTGGAATCACGGCGGCCAGCCGAAGGGTGATTAG
- a CDS encoding rhodanese-like domain-containing protein: MNLEITVDQLKAQLSSTTPPLLLDVREQWEYDTASIPGSKLMPMGEVPSRAFSELDEDQAIAVLCHHGARSLSVANWLQQQGFSRAQSVSGGIDLWSSVIDPSVPRY; the protein is encoded by the coding sequence ATGAATCTAGAAATTACGGTTGACCAGCTCAAAGCACAGCTCTCCAGCACTACGCCTCCCCTCTTGCTCGACGTACGGGAACAGTGGGAGTACGACACCGCCAGCATCCCGGGCTCCAAGCTGATGCCGATGGGTGAAGTTCCGTCACGCGCCTTCAGCGAACTCGACGAAGACCAGGCCATTGCAGTGCTTTGTCATCACGGTGCCCGTTCGCTCTCCGTCGCAAACTGGCTGCAGCAGCAGGGATTTTCGCGCGCGCAATCGGTTTCCGGCGGCATCGATCTATGGTCCAGCGTCATCGATCCCTCCGTTCCGCGTTACTGA
- a CDS encoding MBL fold metallo-hydrolase, with protein sequence MRFQRKQATAARTQVLRLFSLLFFLAISAHAQQITVTLVGTGGPELTPSRSGIATLIQSDHQAILVDAGRNTLANLYRARINPATVTTVFLTHLHSDHISGLPDLWITPWFLLHRTTPLTVYGPRGTQSMIDGMRAMYAHDLSARANPTALARNLDVHVIEVADQQPIHLGSLTITPTTVSHADGAPAFAYRIANAEHSVFLTGDCTLTPALTAAAANADILIANVAAGTPEQESLPKWRPVFAKLLAITQTSELFRAAHPRLAVYSHIVTKGNVPDATLRSRTRKAGYLGPLLVGRDSTQIILDRRLKISHIPAPIAPLDGEEAATFQETNAIPGKLK encoded by the coding sequence ATGCGTTTCCAACGCAAGCAAGCAACAGCCGCACGGACTCAAGTCCTGCGGCTGTTCTCTTTGCTCTTCTTCCTGGCTATCTCCGCTCACGCCCAACAGATCACCGTCACTCTCGTCGGCACGGGCGGCCCGGAGCTCACGCCCAGCCGCAGCGGCATCGCCACGCTCATCCAGAGCGACCATCAAGCCATCCTCGTCGACGCAGGCCGCAACACGCTCGCCAACCTCTACCGCGCGCGCATCAATCCGGCCACAGTCACCACGGTCTTCCTCACGCACCTGCACAGCGACCACATCAGCGGCCTCCCGGACCTCTGGATCACCCCCTGGTTCCTGCTGCATCGCACCACGCCGCTCACCGTCTACGGCCCGCGCGGCACGCAGTCCATGATCGACGGCATGCGTGCCATGTACGCGCATGACCTCTCCGCCCGCGCCAACCCCACAGCCCTCGCGCGCAACCTCGATGTCCACGTCATCGAAGTAGCCGACCAGCAACCCATCCACCTCGGCTCGTTGACCATCACCCCCACCACCGTCAGCCACGCCGACGGAGCCCCGGCCTTCGCCTACCGCATCGCTAACGCAGAGCACAGTGTCTTCCTCACCGGCGACTGCACGCTCACGCCCGCGCTCACCGCAGCAGCAGCCAACGCAGACATCCTGATCGCGAACGTAGCCGCTGGAACTCCCGAGCAGGAGAGCCTGCCGAAGTGGAGACCCGTCTTCGCCAAACTACTCGCCATCACGCAGACCTCCGAGCTCTTCCGCGCCGCGCATCCAAGACTCGCGGTCTACTCCCATATCGTCACCAAGGGCAACGTGCCGGACGCGACTCTACGCAGCCGCACACGCAAAGCCGGATACCTCGGCCCACTGCTCGTCGGCCGCGACAGCACGCAGATCATCCTCGATCGTCGTCTAAAAATCAGTCACATCCCGGCACCCATAGCTCCGCTGGATGGAGAAGAAGCCGCAACCTTCCAAGAGACAAACGCGATCCCGGGAAAACTCAAATAG
- the secA gene encoding preprotein translocase subunit SecA gives MFNKTLAKVFGTSNERAVKRMMPVLDQINSFEESLKKLTDDELRGKTAAFQQRIEDARKDLTDPAEIKAAEQRELDAILPEAFAVVREGAGRIIGMRHYDVQMIGGMVLHSGKIAEMKTGEGKTLVATLPCYLNALAGKGVHVVTVNDYLAKRDAEWMGKVYSFLGLSVGVITHELDDAERQAAYTCDITYGTNNELGFDYLRDNMKFELSQMVQRDQYYCIVDEVDSILIDEARTPLIISGPTDKTTDKYAIADKIIPGLEAGELIETIDTKTWSGDYVVDEKARAVTVTDEGWEKIEKLLGIGNIADPENWDMKHHIETAIKAHALYTRDVEYIVKDGEVIIVDTFTGRLMPGRRWSDGLHQAVEAKEGVEVRKEDQTLATITFQNYFRLYKKLSGMTGTAETEAAEFDSIYKLDIVVIPTNRKMQRIENPDVVYRTSQEKYFAVADEIEKLHAEKRPVLVGTTSIEKSELLSSILQRKGVRHVVLNAKFHEKEAEIVAQAGRLGMVTIATNMAGRGTDILLGGNAEFMARQDLVKRNLARALSAVEGEISPNAAPGFVRFLYQSQEFEVTEEKYNEVFAAHQAATKIEQAAVLEAGGLHILGTERHESRRVDNQLRGRAGRQGDPGSSRFFLSLEDDLMRIFAREWVSTLLQSLGMEEGVPIESKMISRRIEAAQKAVESQNFESRKHVLEYDDVMNKQREAVYMLRRQLMEGVEQRELITEDYTATILSGILDQFAPASQHPDQWNLENLFNGVEDVFGAKLAEEIPNASSMTRRELGDAVFEALGKRYAVKESILSSDTMRYHERVVMLSVLDQLWKDHLLNMDHLKEGIGLRGYAQQDPLVAYKKESFDMFEQMMLSFQEQTARHLFRMQILAPDGTPIESAEQLQALQSAMAAAQQAAYDAHMAQQEQLAAAAQQIPAQFSHQALGAPQQQAAHTTIDALEREFEARKQRELGMTRESGAVPGTADPGTPNTPHRSGPEVGRNDLCPCGSGKKYKKCHGANA, from the coding sequence GTGTTCAACAAGACCCTCGCCAAAGTGTTTGGCACCTCCAACGAGCGCGCCGTCAAGCGCATGATGCCCGTCCTCGATCAGATCAACAGCTTCGAAGAGTCGCTCAAGAAGCTCACCGACGACGAACTCCGCGGCAAGACCGCAGCCTTCCAGCAGCGCATCGAAGACGCCCGCAAGGACCTCACCGATCCCGCCGAAATCAAGGCAGCCGAGCAGCGCGAGTTGGACGCCATCCTGCCCGAAGCCTTCGCCGTCGTTCGTGAAGGCGCAGGACGCATCATCGGTATGCGCCACTACGACGTGCAGATGATCGGCGGCATGGTTCTCCACTCCGGCAAGATCGCCGAAATGAAGACCGGTGAAGGCAAAACGCTCGTCGCCACCCTTCCCTGCTACCTCAACGCGCTCGCCGGCAAGGGTGTTCACGTCGTCACCGTCAACGACTACCTCGCCAAGCGCGACGCCGAGTGGATGGGCAAGGTCTACAGCTTCCTCGGTCTCTCCGTCGGCGTCATCACGCACGAACTCGACGACGCCGAGCGCCAGGCTGCCTACACCTGCGACATCACCTACGGCACCAACAACGAACTCGGCTTCGACTACCTGCGCGACAATATGAAGTTCGAGCTCTCGCAGATGGTGCAGCGCGACCAGTACTACTGCATCGTCGACGAAGTCGACTCCATCCTCATCGACGAAGCCCGTACGCCGCTCATCATCTCCGGCCCCACGGATAAGACGACCGACAAGTACGCCATCGCCGATAAGATCATCCCCGGCCTCGAAGCCGGTGAGCTGATCGAAACCATCGACACCAAGACCTGGTCGGGCGACTACGTCGTCGACGAAAAGGCACGCGCTGTCACCGTGACCGACGAAGGCTGGGAAAAGATCGAAAAGCTTCTCGGTATCGGTAACATCGCTGACCCCGAAAACTGGGACATGAAGCACCACATCGAGACCGCCATTAAGGCGCACGCGCTCTACACGCGCGATGTGGAGTACATCGTCAAGGACGGCGAAGTCATCATCGTCGACACCTTCACCGGTCGCCTGATGCCGGGCCGCCGCTGGTCCGATGGCCTGCACCAGGCCGTCGAAGCCAAGGAAGGCGTCGAGGTCCGCAAGGAAGACCAGACCCTCGCCACCATCACCTTCCAGAACTACTTCCGCCTCTACAAGAAGCTCTCCGGCATGACCGGTACGGCCGAAACAGAAGCCGCTGAGTTCGACAGCATCTACAAGCTCGACATCGTCGTCATCCCCACCAACCGCAAGATGCAGCGCATCGAAAACCCCGACGTCGTCTACCGCACGTCGCAGGAAAAGTACTTCGCTGTCGCTGACGAAATCGAGAAGCTCCACGCCGAAAAGCGTCCTGTGCTGGTCGGCACCACGAGCATCGAAAAGTCCGAGCTGCTCTCCAGCATCCTGCAGCGCAAGGGCGTCCGCCACGTCGTGCTGAACGCAAAGTTCCATGAGAAGGAAGCCGAGATCGTCGCCCAGGCCGGCCGCCTCGGCATGGTCACCATCGCCACCAACATGGCTGGCCGCGGTACCGACATTCTGCTCGGTGGCAACGCCGAGTTCATGGCACGCCAGGATCTCGTGAAGCGGAACCTCGCTCGCGCGCTCTCTGCGGTCGAAGGCGAAATCTCACCCAACGCCGCACCCGGCTTCGTCCGCTTCCTCTACCAGTCGCAGGAGTTCGAGGTCACGGAAGAGAAGTACAACGAAGTCTTCGCCGCACACCAGGCTGCCACCAAGATCGAACAGGCAGCCGTGCTCGAAGCCGGTGGTCTGCACATCCTCGGTACCGAACGCCACGAATCACGCCGCGTCGACAACCAGCTTCGCGGCCGCGCCGGTCGTCAGGGCGACCCCGGCAGCTCGCGCTTCTTCCTTTCGCTCGAAGACGATCTCATGCGTATCTTCGCGCGTGAGTGGGTCTCCACCCTGCTACAGTCGCTCGGCATGGAAGAAGGCGTGCCGATCGAAAGCAAGATGATCTCGCGCCGCATCGAAGCCGCACAGAAGGCTGTCGAATCGCAGAACTTCGAATCACGTAAGCACGTGCTCGAGTACGACGACGTTATGAACAAGCAGCGCGAGGCCGTCTACATGCTCCGCCGCCAGCTCATGGAAGGCGTCGAACAGCGCGAACTCATCACCGAGGACTACACCGCGACGATCCTCTCCGGCATCCTCGACCAGTTCGCTCCGGCCTCGCAGCACCCCGACCAGTGGAACCTCGAGAACCTCTTTAACGGTGTCGAAGACGTCTTCGGCGCGAAGCTTGCCGAAGAGATTCCCAACGCCTCCAGCATGACGCGCCGCGAACTCGGCGACGCCGTCTTTGAAGCACTCGGCAAGCGTTACGCGGTGAAGGAAAGCATCCTCTCCTCCGACACCATGCGTTACCACGAGCGCGTCGTCATGCTCTCCGTGCTCGACCAGCTCTGGAAGGACCACCTCCTCAACATGGACCACCTCAAGGAAGGCATCGGGCTCCGCGGCTACGCGCAGCAGGACCCGCTCGTTGCCTACAAGAAGGAGTCCTTCGACATGTTCGAGCAGATGATGCTCTCCTTCCAGGAGCAGACCGCGCGTCATCTCTTCCGTATGCAGATCCTCGCTCCCGACGGCACGCCCATCGAGTCCGCCGAGCAGCTTCAGGCTCTGCAGTCCGCAATGGCCGCAGCCCAGCAGGCCGCGTACGACGCGCACATGGCGCAGCAGGAGCAACTCGCTGCCGCAGCGCAGCAGATCCCGGCACAGTTCTCGCATCAGGCGCTCGGTGCACCTCAGCAGCAGGCGGCCCACACCACCATCGACGCGCTCGAGCGTGAGTTCGAAGCCCGCAAGCAGCGCGAACTTGGCATGACGCGTGAAAGCGGCGCTGTCCCCGGAACCGCAGACCCCGGCACGCCCAACACGCCGCACCGCTCTGGTCCCGAGGTTGGTCGTAACGACCTCTGCCCCTGCGGCTCCGGCAAAAAGTACAAAAAGTGCCACGGAGCCAACGCATAA